From the Lathyrus oleraceus cultivar Zhongwan6 chromosome 4, CAAS_Psat_ZW6_1.0, whole genome shotgun sequence genome, one window contains:
- the LOC127137818 gene encoding uncharacterized protein LOC127137818: MGQFVQQVVPLPVYTTVVPPAAYARHISHYEDQNHMYQTVDSTVAGDEVRFEDFREVKENMQLLEKKFRDLEGDHIFGSAAKEMCLVSGLVIPAKFKTPDFDKYKGHTCPKIHLIMYYRKMAAHVEDDKLMIHSFQDSLSGAPSKWYLSLDQNRIKCFQDLLDAFIKHYKHNMDMAPDRRQLQSMFQHDKESFKEYAQRWRELASQVEPPISEKELAELFIDTVQPQFYEKMVGSASLGIFELVAIGARVEYGVRNDKLADVAGTSNANPKKFSGGFPRKKEGEINVVIIGQGRAPPRRRPQ, encoded by the coding sequence ATGGGGCAATTTGTCCAACAAGTCGTGCCATTACCGGTTTACACTACTGTGGTTCCACCAGCTGCCTATGCTAGGCATATTTCTCACTATGAAGATCAAAATCACATGTATCAGACTGTCGACTCAACTGTTGCTGGTGATGAAGTAAGGTTTGAGGATTTCAGAGAAGTAAAGGAGAACATGCAGCTCCTTGAGAAGAAGTTCCGAGATTTAGAAGGAGACCACATCTTTGGATCTGCTGCCAAAGAAATGTGCCTTGTATCTGGGTTGGTGATTCCGGCCAAATTCAAAACTCCAGACTTCGACAAATACAAGGGGCATACTTGTCCAAAGATccatctcatcatgtattacCGAAAGATGGCTGCACACGTGGAAGATGACAAGCTGATGATCCACAGTTTTCAAGATAGCTTGAGTGGGGCTCCTTCCAAATGGTATCTAAGTCTGGATCAAAATAGGATCAAGTGTTTCCAAGACCTGTTAGACGCGTTCATAAAACATTACAaacacaatatggacatggcacCTGACAGAAGACAGTTGCAGAGCATGTTCCAGCATGATAAGGAGTCCTTCAAGGAAtacgctcagagatggagggaactGGCTTCTCAAGTTGAACCACCTATATCTGAGAAGGAATTGGCTGAACTATTTATCGACACTGTCCAACCCCAATTCtatgagaagatggttggaagtgCTTCCTTGGGAATTTTTGAGCTTGTGGCTATAGGAGCTCGCGTTGAATATGGTGTAAGAAATGACAAACTGGCGGATGTAGCTGGAACTTCAAATGCTAATCCAAAGAAGTTCTCTGGAGGGTTTcccagaaagaaggaaggggaaatAAATGTTGTGATTATTGGTCAAGGAAGAGCTCCTCCAAGAAGGAGACCACAATAA